The following coding sequences lie in one Cercospora beticola chromosome 9, complete sequence genomic window:
- a CDS encoding uncharacterized protein (CAZy:GT15~antiSMASH:Cluster_3), which yields MLLSILGLARSQLRAWYRTASLHWGKLTGLIAFLLLLEVGLHVRHHAIERPAEALDGPFYTGCQDPVLNTTARASAVLVMLARNFEVHGAMASVRSVQEQFNDHFGYPWVFLNDVEWSDEFKENVAHAVGEGIDVRFEQIPKDMWGYPEWIDQEKARSKMHTMEQQGIQYGGSESYRHMCRFQSGFFFDHPALLRYKYYWRVEPDIRFTCALTYDPFVAMQTHKKKYGYNMALWERGQTVASLFRRLSDYKVNQGIWTTPLWVAMIDASYVPWPFRWILAWLRNRDGKGDLWNMCHFWSNFEIADMDFFRSDAYRKLFEYLDRDGGFYYERWGDAAVHSLAAAMLLEPRELHHFSDLGYIHDGLQYCTFQSTPDEKQRGFAVPPDIRGMGISKIEGRAEVGCRCSCDSSVRIVEPVCLNRIGLAMQ from the exons ATGCTGCTCTCCATACTCGGCCTTGCTCGAAGCCAATTACGCGCCTGGTATCGTACGGCCAGTTTGCACTGGGGAAAATTGACTGGATTGATCGCATTCCTCCTACTACTGGAAGTCGGACTCCACGTACGGCATCATGCTATTGAGCGCCCGGCCGAGGCCCTGGATGGGCCATTCTACACAGGCTGTCAAGATCCCGTGCTAAATACTACAGCTCGTGCATCTGCCGTGTTGGTAATGCTCGCCCGGAATTTCGAAGTCCATGGAGCCATGGCCAGCGTACGAAGCGTTCAAGAACAATTCAATGATCACTTCGGCTATCCTTGGGTCTTTCTGAATGATGTGGAATGGAGCGATGAGTTCAAGGAGAACGTCGCTCATGCTGTGGGCGAGGGAATCGATGTGAGGTTTGAACAAATTCCGAAGGACATGTGGGGATACCCGGAGTGGATTGATCAAGAGAAGGCGAGGTCTAAGATGCACACCATGGAACAGCAGGGTATCCAATATGGTGGCTCAGAGAGCTATCGCCACATGTGCCGTTTTCAATCAGG cttcttcttcgatcatCCGGCTTTGCTCCGATACAAATACTACTGGCGAGTGGAACCTGACATCCGCTTCACCTGTGCCCTGACCTACGATCCCTTCGTCGCCATGCAGACCCACAAGAAGAAATATGGCTACAATATGGCGCTGTGGGAACGTGGGCAGACAGTGGCTTCCCTTTTCCGCAGGCTCTCCGACTACAAAGTCAACCAGGGCATCTGGACGACTCCGTTGTGGGTGGCAATGATTGACGCATCGTATGTACCATGGCCGTTCCGTTGGATACTCGCATGGCTCCGGAATCGAGACGGCAAAGGAGACTTGTGGAACATGTGTCACTTCTGGAGCAATTTTGAAATCGCGGATATGGATTTCTTCCGCTCCGATGCATATCGCAAACTGTTCGAATACCTAGACAGGGACGGTGGCTTCTACTATGAGAGATGGGGCGATGCAGCGGTACATTCACTCGCTGCTGCTATGTTGCTCGAACCTCGAGAATTGCACCACTTTTCAGATCTGGGCTACATACATGATGGGTTGCAGTATTGTACCTTCCAGAGCACGCCAGATGAGAAGCAAAGGGGTTTCGCAGTGCCACCAGATATCAGAGGAATGGGCATAAGCAAGATCGAAGGCAGAGCAGAGGTTGGGTGCCGATGTAGTTGCGATTCATCAGTGAGGATAGTTGAGCCAGTCTGCCTCAATAGAATTGGTCTCGCTATGCAATAG
- a CDS encoding uncharacterized protein (antiSMASH:Cluster_3), with the protein MLHHHVRNLGVLPDVVEEYVESKHHNADVDTDDHLPAARYPQDKHWKGRLTKVTLCALAVWGSVNLISSLWDALRAHPQDLSCRCGNSIAEAKKNHCRYDPLQLGWPPPHCRDDEVTDAFRRAAPAVFGHRWPYYERQDAHSPILEEHDVANFADTGQVGSAATAMRNTAPVWP; encoded by the exons ATGCTTCACCATCACGTTCGCAATCTGGGAGTGCTGCCGGACGTCGTCGAAGAATATGTAGAGAGCAAGCATCACAACGCCGACGTCGACACTGACGACCATCTTCCGGCTGCTCGCTACCCCCAAGACAAGCACTGGAAAGGCCGGCTCACGAAAGTCACACTTTGCGCACTTGCCGTGTGGGGCTCCGTCAACCTCATCTCGTCTCTATGGGACGCTCTTCGCGCTCATCCACAAGACCTGTCCTGCAGATGCGGAAATTCCATTgccgaagcgaagaagaatcaCTGTCGCTACGATCCTCTGCAGCTCGGCTGGCCGCCTCCACACTGTCGAGACGACGAGGTCACGGACGCATTCCGTCGCGCCGCGCCCGCTGTCTTCGGTCACCGATGGCCGTACTACGAACGACAAGATGCGCACTCTCCCATTCTCGAGGAACACGATGTTGCAAATTTTGCAGACACCGGGCAAGT AGGTTCAGCGGCGACGGCCATGCGGAACACTGCGCCCGTGTGGCCATGA
- a CDS encoding uncharacterized protein (antiSMASH:Cluster_3~SMCOG1037:heavy metal translocating P-type ATPase) — MPCSSPSTPQTSSSCAGNGGGSNVRKRSGKGKGVRGRRGCDESCLERIAKHLKEIDNNELTANEGQDGGKSGGCCGDVKCGGDQEVKKNEAAKEMGCGEGCGEEEVVKKVDTSCETGCCGDEKKDDTKVVAAGGCCGGQEAVKKSCDGEGDGCCDKEETDQVDTTCETGGCRPMDEVKKKAVAASGCCGDKAGCNDAMSCGGKVNNKAQNKGCETTCCGAEKQAKEKVRDVGGCCGAEAGPKNASCCDEKLNNQSNMGCKSDFCTVSTEVNIKSTPASGCCADRADNDAQKPCDKKDQPKNACCETSTAVTTKASKCSDACCDEVEEDASSNTASACLDQLQSAMQRFEALLRLGQCLCRKMIEEFDFCCCCEEGSPCNAHKQSEEPATKTLAKSTAGCEDDCCVPTKAGCGETSCAVGDKCKVTSVVKSVPVKDKSADVDIEISPVKDHVALSVTGMTCTGCSKKMLNVLGDIPGISNPHVTFVSGMAAFDFDPAHGSVEEVLPLIEKRTGFKLGRITADFQTLDVLLSKEAAEAYGREDRLGLESFEKVKGKNKYRITYDPRVAGARSVMPNGADLAPPEPDAAHSEGRKRLISMAWATLVSAIFTIPVVVLSWSDNPVPERTRQIISLVLATFVQAVAIPEFYVGALKSLVFSKVVEMDMLIVISITAAYGYSVVAFALAEAGVELEEEAFFETSSLLITLVLLGRLMAAAARVRAVSAVSMSSLQRESALLLTTDGRTEEIDARLLQFGDLIRVPAHTSIVTDGVIVGGSGAVDESMYTGESEPVTKSEGDAVIAGTINGATILDVKIMRLPNSNSISDIKNLVQDALGAKPRVQDLADKVASWFIPVVCTISLITFGIWVAVALAVRDETGGSAVGTAITYAIAVLAIACPCALGLAVPMVLVIAGGVAARSGVAIKSVDALERGYKTTDVVFDKTGTLTLADLAVVHEYSQPVSVISKDLIVALAKALVTDNYHPVSFAISKHLQDHLAPAVKVEGVQSLPGSGIHCTWQGRQVQAGNPRWLAASNDPAVINILDKSLTAFCMSIDNKLILAYGLQSTLRPEAQAVIASLSARRLRCHILSGDNQKAVHAIATAVGIDPLLVRSQCTPAQKKEYVEALQRENRIVLFCGDGTNDAVAVAQANVGMQIAASTSPTTSANSPSGTASAVTQSVCDVTLLGTHHPLTGIESFLNISRRSFRRIVFNFVWSAVYNVLAILLASGALVKVRIPPAYAGLGEVVSVLPVIVAGWSLMW, encoded by the exons ATGCCTTGTTCCTCCCCTTCCACACCTCAGACGTCTTCGAGTTGTGCTGGGaatggcggcggcagcaatgTGAGGAAGAGATCAGGAAAGGGAAAGGGAGTAAGAGGTAGGAGGGGTTGTGATG AGAGCTGTTTGGAACGGATTGCGAAACATCTGAAGGAGATTGACAATAACGAACTGACTGCGAATGAAGGCCAAGATGGAGGAAAGAGCGGAggatgttgtggtgatgTGAAGTGTGGTGGTGATCaggaagtgaagaagaatgaGGCGGCGAAAGAGATGGGTTGTGGTGAGGGTtgtggtgaggaggaagtggtgaAGAAGGTGGACACGAGCTGTGAGACGGGATGTTGCGgtgacgagaagaaggatgacaCGAAGGTCGTCGCTGCCGGCGGATGCTGTGGAGGTCAAGAGgcggtgaagaagagctgtGATGGTGAAGGCGATGGCTGCTGCGACAAGGAAGAGACCGATCAGGTAGACACGACTTGCGAGACTGGTGGTTGTCGCCCAATGGACGAGGTGAAGAAAAAAGCTGTCGCTGCGAGTGGCTGCTGTGGCGATAAAGCGGGCTGCAACGACGCCATGTCCTGCGGCGGAAAGGTCAACAACAAGGCACAGAACAAGGGCTGCGAGACAACGTGCTGTGGCGCCGAAAAGCAGGCAAAGGAGAAAGTTCGCGACGTGGGAGGATGCTGCGGTGCTGAGGCAGGTCCGAAGAACGCTTCATGCTGCGATGAGAAGCTGAACAACCAGTCGAACATGGGCTGCAAGTCGGACTTTTGCACGGTATCCACCGAAGTCAACATCAAGAGCACTCCTGCGAGCGGATGCTGTGCCGACAGAGCAGACAATGATGCTCAGAAGCCATGCGACAAGAAGGATCAGCCCAAGAACGCGTGCTGCGAAACGTCCACTGCAGTCACTACAAAGGCGTCCAAATGCTCTGATGCTTGCTGTGACgaggtcgaggaagatgcgTCCAGCAACACCGCATCGGCCTGCCTGGATCAGTTGCAGTCGGCCATGCAGCGCTTCGAGGCCCTGCTGCGTCTCGGTCAATGCCTGTGCCGCAAGATGATCGAGGAGTTCgatttctgctgctgctgcgaggaaGGCTCGCCGTGCAACGCGCACAAGCAGTCCGAAGAGCCCGCCACCAAGACTTTGGCAAAATCTACCGCCGGCTGTGAGGACGATTGCTGTGTCCCCACCAAGGCTGGATGTGGAGAGACCTCCTGCGCCGTGGGCGACAAATGCAAGGTCACTTCGGTCGTCAAGAGTGTCCCTGTGAAAGACAAGTCTGCCGACGTAGACATTGAGATCTCGCCAGTGAAAGACCACGTGGCGCTCAGTGTTACTGGCATGACTTGCACCGGCTGCAGCAAAAAGATGCTCAATGTCTTGGGCGACATCCCAGGCATATCGAATCCTCATGTCACGTTTGTGTCGGGCATGGCCGCGTTCGATTTCGATCCTGCTCATGGTTCTGTGGAAGAAGTTTTGCCGCTGATCGAGAAGCGGACGGGTTTCAAGCTGGGACGGATTACTGCTGATTTCCAAACGTTGGACGTACTTCTCAGCAAGGAAGCCGCTGAAGCGTATGGGCGGGAGGACCGCCTTGGGCTGGAATCTTTCGAAAAG GTCAAAGGAAAGAACAAGTATCGTATCACATACGATCCACGAGTCGCTGGCGCTCGCAGCGTGATGCCAAATGGAGCGGACCTGGCACCTCCCGAACCAGACGCAGCACACTCTGAAGGCCGCAAGCGACTCATTTCAATGGCATGGGCAACTCTGGTCtccgccatcttcaccaTTCCCGTGGTCGTTCTGTCTTGGTCGGACAATCCTGTGCCGGAGCGGACCCGCCAAATCATTTCCCTCGTCCTCGCTACCTTTGTTCAGGCTGTTGCCATCCCGGAATTCTACGTCGGTGCTCTCAAGTCTTTGGTCTTCAGCAAGGTTGTGGAGATGGACATGCTGATCGTGATCAGTATCACGGCCGCCTACGGGTATTCTGTTGTTGCTTTCGCACTTGCCGAGGCTGGGGTCGAGTTGGAGGAAGAGGCCTTCTTTGAGACCAGCTCGTTGCTGATTACATTGGTCCTGTTAGGCCGACTCATGGCTGCAGCGGCACGCGTGCGCGCTGTCTCCGCTGTCTCGATGTCGTCTCTGCAACGCGAGTCGGCTCTCCTGCTAACCACTGATGGACGAACGGAAGAGATTGATGCACGACTGTTGCAGTTCGGAGACCTCATCCGTGTGCCGGCGCATACTTCGATCGTCAC AGATGGTGTCATCGTCGGTGGATCGGGTGCCGTGGACGAATCGATGTACACTGGAGAAAGCGAGCCTGTCACCAAATCGGAAGGCGACGCAGTCATCGCAGGCACGATCAATGGCGCTACCATCTTGGATGTCAAAATCATGCGTTTGCCAAATTCCAACAGCATCTCGGACATCAAAAATCTCGTTCAGGATGCCCTTGGAGCCAAGCCGCGAGTCCAGGACCTCGCCGATAAGGTGGCCTCGTGGTTCATCCCAGTGGTTTGCACCATCTCGTTGATCACGTTCGGCATCTGGGTTGCCGTCGCTCTGGCCGTTCGCGATGAGACTGGGGGCAGCGCTGTTGGCACAGCCATTACTTATGCCATCGCTGTGCTTGCGATAGCTTGTCCTTGTGCGCTCGGTCTCGCCGTTCCGATG GTCCTTGTGATCGCCGGAGGCGTTGCTGCTCGCTCTGGTGTTGCGATCAAAAGCGTTGATGCATTGGAGCGAGGCTACAAGACGACCGATGTCGTATTCGACAAGACTGGAACTCTGACTTTGGCTGATTTGGCTGTTGTGCATGAATACTCGCAGCCTGTTTCGGTTATTTCGAAAGACCTCATTGTTGCCTTGGCGAAGGCTCTCGTGACGGACAACTATCATCCCGTCTCGTTCGCCATCAGTAAACATTTGCAGGATCACCTCGCGCCCGCCGTCAAAGTGGAGGGCGTGCAATCTCTGCCCGGATCTGGTATTCATTGCACCTGGCAGGGCCGTCAGGTACAAGCAGGTAACCCGCGGTGGCTTGCAGCCAGCAATGACCCAGCTGTGATCAATATTCTGGACAAGAGTCTCACGGCTTTCTGTATGTCCATCGACAACAAGCTCATCCTCGCTTACGGTCTGCAAAGCACTCTCCGACCTGAAGCTCAGGCAGTCATCGCCTCTCTTTCCGCTCGCCGCCTCCGGTGCCACATCCTCAGCGGCGACAACCAGAAAGCCGTGCACGCCATTGCCACAGCAGTCGGCATTGATCCGCTCCTCGTTCGATCTCAATGTACCCCAGCACAAAAGAAAGAATACGTCGAAGCCCTGCAACGCGAAAATCGGATCGTTCTCTTTTGCGGAGACGGAACAAACGATGCAGTCGCAGTCGCTCAAGCAAATGTCGGAATGCAGATCGCCGCCTCCACTTCTCCAACCACCTCCGCCAATTCTCCCTCCGGAACTGCAAGCGCCGTCACACAATCCGTCTGCGACGTCACCCTCCTCGGCACTCATCATCCTCTCACCGGCATCGAATCTTTCCTTAATATCTCGAGGCGTTCGTTCAGACGCATCGTATTCAACTTCGTCTGGTCGGCTGTGTATAATGTCTTGGCCATCTTGTTAGCTTCTGGGGCATTGGTGAAGGTCAGAATCCCGCCGGCGTATGCGGGATTGGGAGAGGTGGTTAGTGTGTTGCCTGTGATTGTTGCGGGGTGGAGTTTGATGTGGTGa
- a CDS encoding uncharacterized protein (antiSMASH:Cluster_3), which yields MFGAIHDKYTPSYTSKMFSSNSRYARLPEEEDEECTSPEPATGTGASLSRRLVHVLGFCFQALVLLITVYVAVTLALRQSDCHASRTAMTNSFIPEYLRRGPQLLVKWNDYPEFDGGSKAADDAWDSLMPRGRGYIAIPNPAQYGLGRGKDRGDPDGDIYAISAFHQMHCLGVIREVFLALRNDSSSIDFSAAVHGHPPLGDHINHCIQYIRQAIMCAADPTIESLAEDVEQDGRVRVTDLGWGNTHVCRSWDSLKNYAAMHTHARGGGLGAKEYVAEAVRLS from the exons ATGTTTGGAGCGATACACGACAAGTACACGCCCTCCTACACGAGCAAAATGTTCTCGAGCAATTCGAGATACGCGCGTCTaccggaggaggaagacgaagagtgCACGTCCCCAGAACCGGCCACCGGCACAGGAGCGAGTCTGTCACGTCGTCTGGTTCATGTATTGGGCTTCTGCTTTCAAGCACTGGTACTCCTCATTACGGTCTACGTGGCTGTGACACTGGCCTTGCGTCAAAGCGATTGCCATGCGTCTCGCACCGCAATGACCAACTCCTTTATTCCAGAAT ATCTGCGACGCGGGCCCCAATTATTGGTGAAGTGGAACGACTACCCCGAATTCGACGGCGGCTCAAAGGCAGCCGATGATGCGTGGGACAGCCTCATGCCGC GGGGACGAGGCTATATCGCAATACCTAATCCGGCGCAATACGGGCTCGGGCGAGGCAAGGACAGAGGCGATCCCGACGGCGACATATATGCCATATCTGCATTCCATCAGATGCATTGTTTG GGCGTCATTCGAGAGGTCTTCCTGGCCCTTCGAAATGATTCTTCCAGCATCGACTTCTCTGCTGCAGTGCATGGTCATCCCCCTTTGGGCGACCATATCAACCACTGCATCCAGTATATACGGCAGGCGATTATGTGCGCTGCCGATCCCACAATCGAGAGTCTTGCGGAAGATGTTGAGCAGGATGGGAGGGTTCGGGTGACCGATCTTGGGTGGGGCAACACCCACGTTTGTCGCAGCTGGGACTCACTGAAGAACTATGCTGCTATGCACACGCATGCACGAGGCGGTGGTCTCGGCGCTAAGGAATATGTTGCAGAGGCTGTGCGGCTATCATGA
- a CDS encoding uncharacterized protein (antiSMASH:Cluster_3), whose translation MNFKKLLLLVLGALVTSTSARTKKSSWSSETHNAKATELVRCIEQMEATLIARPESQRYRGYQCGDRWYQWGSDLDWVLEKTNLFVFKKCKDGLVDAVLHSKDWLLCYVRGGWGGRIIAYSPLGHRATLAGDHTPYEWPPKGGE comes from the exons ATGAACTTCAAGaagctcttgctgcttgtgcttggTGCTCTGGTGACTTCCACATCGGCACGTACCAAGAAGTCATCCTGGTCCTCAGAAACCCACAACGCCAAGGCCACGGAGCTCGTGCGATGCATTGAGCAAATGGAGGCGACGCTGATTGCTCGTCCAGAAT CGCAACGTTATAGGGGCTATCAGTGCGGAGACAGATGGTATCAATGGGGCAGTGACCTGGACTGGGTGCTTGAGAAGACCAACCTCTTCGTGTTTAAGAAATGCAAAGATGGTCTCGTCGATGCTGTCCTGCACTCTAAAGATTGGCTTCTGTGCTATGTACGTGGCGGCTGGGGTGGTAGGATCATAGCATATTCGCCTTTGGGGCACAGAGCGACCCTCGCAGGTGACCACACACCTTATGAGTGGCCCCCAAAGGGTGGTGAATGA
- a CDS encoding uncharacterized protein (antiSMASH:Cluster_3), protein MACSAFFIARYTIRSAATPISWNYDSITILPSIIRDLLQTTDASKSFSHFTETPQVREADPHLQEHPWRLALGLEREAFYHQYFGHNKIFLLSAEDMKRIGKDPTKYAHIGEDWGYGDKIYPARLDFTHQMHCIHVLHAMLNPIDYKINATEQGGVTPLVKGHGEHCLWALYDYISCHVSWDVYNYKWLDGFPRPYPDHASQRQCRSRKPLHDFYLENDVSTDARILYVVPQPGDHMHPMTDEQRARDAAIRDAAGGSLLQPDEWLVERRKMFNEAMQHWRDTGEIPRVAPLTPEEVNTAI, encoded by the exons ATGGCCTGCTCGGCTTTCTTCATCGCTAGGTATACAATCAGAAGTGCTGCTACGCCCATAAGCTGGAACTACGATTCTATAACAATCC TGCCTTCGATAATCCGCGATCTTCTCCAGACTACCGATGCAAGCAAATCGTTCAGCCACTTCACGGAAACGCCACAGGTGCGCGAAGCGGATCCTCACCTTCAAGAGCACCCCTGGAGACTTGCTCTAGGCCTCGAACGTGAGGCCTTCTACCACCAGTATTTCGGCCACAACAAGATATTCCTCTTGTCAGCAGAGGACATGAAACGTATAGGCAAAGATCCGACCAAATATGCTCACATCGGAGAGGACTGGGGCTATGGCGATAAGATCTATCCAGCACGCCTCGACTTCACGCATCAGATGCATTGTATCCACGTCCTCCACGCCATGCTAAATCCAATCGATTACAAGATCAACGCTACCGAACAAGGCGGTGTCACTCCGCTGGTGAAAGGCCACGGGGAGCACTGTCTGTGGGCACTGTATGACTACATCTCCTGCCATGTGAGCTGGGACGTCTACAACTACAAGTGGCTTGACGGCTTCCCACGACCCTACCCAGATCATGCGTCGCAGCGTCAATGCCGCAGCAGGAAACCTCTCCATGATTTCTATCTCGAGAACGATGTGTCGACGGATGCACGCATCCTCTATGTGGTTCCGCAGCCGGGAGATCACATGCATCCCATGACGGACGAACAACGCGCAAGAGATGCAGCTATCCGGGATGCTGCCGGAGGATCATTGCTGCAACCAGATGAGTGGCTGGTAGAGCGACGCAAAATGTTCAACGAAGCGATGCAGCACTGGCGTGACACTGGAGAGATCCCAAGGGTAGCTCCGCTGACCCCAGAGGAGGTAAATACAGCCATCTAG
- a CDS encoding uncharacterized protein (antiSMASH:Cluster_3~CAZy:GT90) → MIRVWRYASQALAGALAFRLYFPKQHNPSNSTGVLLDRFELLMERANKSFSAMISARTDTLATTVEAYMLRRHQSPPPGFAEWYRLAVQHDAVIVESFWDPIYEDLDPFSKYSAHELGVMAHIIATTSSPLIDGYVIQNGSVVGTCEPANLPCLQVQAMLGRIAQTLPDLVLPFHGHASPRVLADTSTAAHGHQNLRWLNDSPLFTIPHDRLAVMQRACVGNSSLAMFPGDDGSRAIIIESVRPRTIGVHATALGDPAVHDPQRWGDVYSQPRLLQMHGALVRPNCLNITTELMPLFSPAKVAGIETAIRYPDSIYWSREPGYHADASRRAPWKAKSNKAFWRGANTGGGHGRENWQSFHRHRFVALTNATYLSSIKEGQQQGGAEKGMPITDRKLQVTREYMDTGFSTIRCRDDAFRSSNQGCSYLDASSKVPSPLVSIFVKSLQSVKFPRLLGMRIQV, encoded by the coding sequence ATGATTCGAGTGTGGCGATACGCTTCCCAGGCTCTCGCCGGAGCTTTGGCGTTTCGCTTGTACTTTCCCAAGCAGCACAACCCCTCTAACTCCACGGGAGTCTTGCTAGATCGTTTCGAGCTGCTCATGGAACGAGCAAACAAATCGTTCTCGGCGATGATATCAGCACGCACAGATACGTTGGCTACGACCGTGGAGGCATACATGCTTCGACGCCATCAAAGCCCACCTCCAGGATTCGCGGAGTGGTATCGGCTTGCGGTGCAGCACGATGCTGTGATCGTGGAGAGTTTCTGGGATCCCATTTACGAGGATCTCGACCCATTTTCGAAATACTCGGCACACGAGCTTGGGGTGATGGCCCACATCATAGCCACCACGTCATCTCCATTGATTGATGGGTACGTGATCCAAAATGGCAGCGTTGTCGGAACTTGCGAGCCCGCCAATCTGCCATGCTTGCAGGTGCAAGCCATGCTGGGACGAATCGCGCAGACGCTTCCGGATCTTGTATTGCCGTTCCACGGGCATGCATCGCCCCGTGTCCTCGCAGACACTAGCACGGCCGCACACGGCCATCAGAACCTACGCTGGCTGAACGACTCACCGCTCTTCACCATCCCGCACGATCGACTAGCGGTCATGCAGCGCGCTTGCGTGGGGAATTCAAGCTTGGCAATGTTTCCAGGGGACGACGGGTCACGGGCGATTATTATCGAAAGTGTTCGGCCCAGGACAATCGGCGTGCACGCCACTGCCCTTGGGGATCCGGCGGTACACGACCCACAGCGCTGGGGCGATGTATATTCGCAGCCACGGTTGCTTCAGATGCACGGGGCCTTGGTACGGCCGAATTGTCTGAACATCACGACGGAGCTCATGCCATTATTCTCACCGGCCAAGGTCGCAGGCATCGAAACCGCCATACGATATCCGGACTCCATTTACTGGTCGCGAGAGCCTGGGTACCATGCTGATGCTTCGCGACGGGCACCGTGGAAAGCAAAATCGAACAAGGCGTTTTGGAGAGGGGCCAATACAGGAGGTGGACACGGACGCGAAAACTGGCAGAGCTTCCACCGCCATCGATTCGTTGCTTTGACGAATGCCACCTACCTGAGCAGCATCAAAGAAGGGCAACAGCAAGGCGGGGCTGAGAAAGGAATGCCGATCACGGATCGAAAGCTCCAGGTCACACGAGAGTACATGGACACGGGCTTCAGTACCATTCGGTGTCGCGACGATGCATTTCGAAGCAGCAACCAGGGATGCTCTTATCTCGATGCCTCGTCAAAAGTGCCCTCCCCGCTCGTCAGTATCTTCGTGAAGAGTCTTCAGAGCGTGAAATTTCCTCGACTGCTCGGAATGCGCATCCAAGTCTAG